Proteins encoded together in one Heterodontus francisci isolate sHetFra1 chromosome 20, sHetFra1.hap1, whole genome shotgun sequence window:
- the LOC137380518 gene encoding 2-aminoethanethiol dioxygenase-like isoform X1, with amino-acid sequence MPRDNMASLIQKIARHARTTFKLLPLAEPETETGAFQDNLNKLRKLLEKIRPEDLNLGRRRSDGPRHGPPVTYMHICETEYFSMGVFLLQSGSCIPLHDHPGMHGLLKVLYGNVAIKCFDKDELEAGGRLEAGAVGVQFNPPLLQCQWAALRRSLWRSSEVLDEESGPCLLTPLHSNMHQIDALDGPAAFLDILAPPYDPEAGRDCHYFKVLQVSESSGKASPGPPQQEQEAVWLLEVPQPADFWCGGEPYPGPKVVLDHEAGQRE; translated from the exons ATGCCGAGGGACAATATGGCGTCCCTGATCCAGAAAATCGCCCGCCATGCCCGCACCACCTTCAAGCTGTTGCCGCTGGCGGAGCCCGAGACTGAGACTGGGGCCTTCCAGGACAACCTGAACAAGCTGcgcaagctgctggagaagatccgGCCCGAGGATCTGAACCTGGGGCGCAGGAGGAGTGACGGACCACGCCACGGCCCCCCAGTTACCTACATGCACATCTGCGAGACCGAGTACTTCTCCATGGGGGTCTTCCTGCTGCAGAGTGGTTCTTGCATCCCGCTGCACGATCACCCGGGGATGCACGGCCTGCTGAAGGTGCTGTACGGGAATGTCGCCATCAAGTGCTTTGACAAGGACGAGCTGGAGGCCGGGGGCAGGCTGGAAGCTGGAGCGGTCGGAGTGCAGTTTAACCCGCCCCTGCTGCAGTGCCAGTGGGCAGCGCTGCGGCGGTCACTGTGGAGGTCGAGCGAGGTGCTGGACGAGGAGAGCGGGCCCTGCTTGCTGACCCCACTGCACAGCAACATGCACCAGATCGACGCGCTGGATGGTCCTGCCGCTTTCCTGGACATACTGGCGCCTCCATACGACCCGGAGGCGGGCAGGGACTGTCACTACTTCAAGGTGTTGCAAGTGTCCGAGAGCTCGGGGAAAGCCAGCCCAGGGCCGCCCCAGCAGGAGCAGGAGGCGGTATGGCTGCTGGAGGTGCCGCAACCCGCTGACTTCTGGTGTGGCGGAGAGCCTTATCCCGGTCCCAAGGTGGTCCTTGATCATGAAGCTGGCCAGAGAGAATA a
- the egr2b gene encoding early growth response protein 2b, protein MTAKAVEKIPLSLGGLFHQLPENMYSVDEVSSLPASVTIFSNQELAQYEQMPSDGMMIGDMGSDKRAIDLPYPNTYHPPSGPRSQTFTYMGKFSIDSQCASANWSPEGIINIVSAGILGVPPPSSSTSSSSSSSASPNPLSSTLSCTMAQNQSEMEHMYSPPPPYTCGEIYQDPAPFFSTSTCSLGYPPPPSYPSPKPVVDNTIFPILPEYSSIFQPQHPHRDLNPGTERKPFSCPVEPIRMAPPLTPLSTIRNFTLGNPSGEGARLPSAYGGQNLPLRPIRLRKYPNRPSKTPVHERPYPCPAEGCDRRFSRSDELTRHIRIHTGHKPFQCRICMRNFSRSDHLTTHIRTHTGEKPFSCDFCGRKFARSDERKRHTKIHLRQKEKKLASERAASSTVGTLCSGGSPLPICPPRTV, encoded by the exons ATGACGGCGAAAGCGGTGGAGAAAATCCCGCTGTCTCTCGGAGGTCTCTTTCATCAATTACCTGAAAACATGTACTCGGTGGATGAGGTCAGTTCGCTGCCCGCGTCCGTCACTATCTTCTCTAACCAGGAGCTGGCACAATACGAGCAGATGCCCTCAG atggaatgatgatcggGGACATGGGCAGCGACAAGAGAGCCATCGACTTGCCTTATCCGAACACCTACCACCCGCCCTCTGGCCCCCGCAGTCAGACTTTCACCTACATGGGTAAATTCTCCATTGACTCTCAGTGTGCCAGCGCCAATTGGAGTCCTGAAGGCATCATTAACATAGTGAGTGCTGGGATCTTGGGAGTCCCTCCACCTTCCTCCTCCACAtcgtcctcctcctcttcctctgcttCTCCGAACCCCCTCTCCAGCACCCTCAGTTGTACGATGGCACAGAATCAGAGCGAGATGGAACATATGTACTCGCCGCCACCTCCTTACACCTGCGGGGAGATATACCAGGACCCGGCTCCTTTCTTCAGCACCTCCACATGCAGCCTCGGATACCCTCCTCCCCCTTCCTACCCTTCTCCCAAACCGGTGGTGGACAACACCATATTCCCCATCCTGCCGGAGTACAGTAGCATCTTCCAGCCTCAGCATCCTCATCGAGACCTCAACCCAGGCACCGAACGCAAACCCTTCTCCTGCCCGGTGGAGCCCATCAGGATGGCCCCGCCTCTGACTCCTCTCTCCACCATCAGAAACTTCACTCTGGGTAACCCATCAGGAGAAGGGGCCAGGCTGCCCAGCGCTTACGGCGGACAGAACCTACCCCTCCGACCCATCCGGCTCAGGAAATATCCCAACCGCCCCAGCAAGACCCCGGTTCACGAGAGACCATACCCGTGCCCAGCCGAGGGGTGTGACCGCAGGTTCTCTCGCTCCGACGAGCTCACCAGGCATATCCGCATCCACACCGGCCACAAACCTTTCCAATGCCGGATCTGCATGAGGAACTTCAGCCGAAGCGACCATCTCACCACCCACATCCGCACTCACACCGGGGAGAAACCCTTCTCTTGCGATTTCTGCGGCAGAAAGTTCGCCAGGAGTGACGAGAGGAAGAGGCACACCAAGATCCACCTGAGGCAGAAGGAGAAGAAGCTGGCCAGCGAGAGAGCGGCCAGTTCCACTGTGGGAACTCTCTGCTCCGGGGGCAGCCCACTGCCCATCTGTCCGCCCAGGACCGTGtaa
- the LOC137380518 gene encoding 2-aminoethanethiol dioxygenase-like isoform X2, with amino-acid sequence MPRDNMASLIQKIARHARTTFKLLPLAEPETETGAFQDNLNKLRKLLEKIRPEDLNLGRRRSDGPRHGPPVTYMHICETEYFSMGVFLLQSGSCIPLHDHPGMHGLLKVLYGNVAIKCFDKDELEAGGRLEAGAVGVQFNPPLLQCQWAALRRSLWRSSEVLDEESGPCLLTPLHSNMHQIDALDGPAAFLDILAPPYDPEAGRDCHYFKVLQVSESSGKASPGPPQQEQEAVWLLEVPQPADFWCGGEPYPGPKVVLDHEAGQRE; translated from the coding sequence ATGCCGAGGGACAATATGGCGTCCCTGATCCAGAAAATCGCCCGCCATGCCCGCACCACCTTCAAGCTGTTGCCGCTGGCGGAGCCCGAGACTGAGACTGGGGCCTTCCAGGACAACCTGAACAAGCTGcgcaagctgctggagaagatccgGCCCGAGGATCTGAACCTGGGGCGCAGGAGGAGTGACGGACCACGCCACGGCCCCCCAGTTACCTACATGCACATCTGCGAGACCGAGTACTTCTCCATGGGGGTCTTCCTGCTGCAGAGTGGTTCTTGCATCCCGCTGCACGATCACCCGGGGATGCACGGCCTGCTGAAGGTGCTGTACGGGAATGTCGCCATCAAGTGCTTTGACAAGGACGAGCTGGAGGCCGGGGGCAGGCTGGAAGCTGGAGCGGTCGGAGTGCAGTTTAACCCGCCCCTGCTGCAGTGCCAGTGGGCAGCGCTGCGGCGGTCACTGTGGAGGTCGAGCGAGGTGCTGGACGAGGAGAGCGGGCCCTGCTTGCTGACCCCACTGCACAGCAACATGCACCAGATCGACGCGCTGGATGGTCCTGCCGCTTTCCTGGACATACTGGCGCCTCCATACGACCCGGAGGCGGGCAGGGACTGTCACTACTTCAAGGTGTTGCAAGTGTCCGAGAGCTCGGGGAAAGCCAGCCCAGGGCCGCCCCAGCAGGAGCAGGAGGCGGTATGGCTGCTGGAGGTGCCGCAACCCGCTGACTTCTGGTGTGGCGGAGAGCCTTATCCCGGTCCCAAGGTGGTCCTTGATCATGAAGCTGGCCAGAGAGAATAG